In Planctomycetaceae bacterium, a single genomic region encodes these proteins:
- the pckA gene encoding phosphoenolpyruvate carboxykinase (ATP): MTTPFNLSDHGITVADVQRNLDPAALYEEAIRFGSGTSISDTGCLIAYSGEKTGRSPKDKRVVRHPESEQNVWWGPVNFPLDELTFSINRERAIDYLNTRPRLYCVDAYAGWDEATRLKVRVICARPYHALFMHNMLIRPTDDELAEYADPDFVIFNAGGFPANRYTTGMTSRTSVDLNLESREVVILGTEYAGEMKKAVFTYMNYLLPSRGILSMHCSATSDKQTGRSSVLFGLSGTGKTTLSADPNRYLIGDDEHGWSDDGIFNIEGGCYAKAVYLTRESEPEIFDALRFGAVLENVVYDKGHHHVDFGNTSITQNTRGAYPIEFMANAKIPCVADHPSDVIFLTCDAFGVLPPVSRLTPEQAMYYFISGYTAKVAGTEVGIDEPQATFSPCFGGPFLVWHPARYADLLAEKIRKHDASVWLVNTGWSGGAYGTGSRMPLRFTRAIIDAIHDGSLRSAAVLKDETFGFDIISSCAGIPDEMLQPRLSWRDQAAYETTARRLAAGFRENFEKYSADSSPEIRAAGPQG, encoded by the coding sequence GTGACAACCCCATTCAACCTGTCGGATCATGGAATAACGGTCGCGGACGTACAGCGAAATCTGGATCCCGCAGCGCTTTACGAAGAGGCCATTCGATTCGGTTCGGGAACGAGCATTTCTGACACCGGCTGTTTGATCGCGTACTCCGGCGAAAAAACAGGACGTTCGCCGAAGGACAAACGCGTCGTCCGGCATCCGGAATCGGAACAAAACGTCTGGTGGGGACCGGTCAACTTCCCGCTGGACGAATTGACGTTTTCGATCAATCGCGAACGGGCGATCGACTATCTGAACACCAGACCGCGTTTGTATTGCGTTGACGCGTACGCCGGCTGGGACGAAGCAACGCGGCTGAAAGTCCGCGTGATCTGCGCGCGGCCCTACCATGCTCTGTTCATGCACAACATGCTGATCCGGCCGACCGACGATGAACTTGCGGAATACGCCGATCCGGACTTTGTGATTTTCAACGCCGGTGGATTTCCCGCCAACCGTTACACCACCGGCATGACATCGCGGACCAGCGTGGACCTGAACCTGGAAAGCCGCGAAGTTGTCATTCTGGGCACCGAGTACGCCGGCGAAATGAAGAAGGCCGTGTTCACGTACATGAACTACCTGCTTCCCAGCCGGGGAATTCTGTCGATGCACTGTTCGGCGACCAGCGACAAGCAGACCGGTCGTTCATCAGTGCTGTTCGGACTGTCTGGAACCGGCAAGACCACGCTCAGCGCAGACCCGAATCGCTATCTGATCGGCGATGACGAGCACGGCTGGTCCGACGACGGGATCTTCAACATCGAAGGCGGCTGTTATGCGAAGGCGGTCTACCTGACTCGCGAGTCCGAACCGGAAATCTTTGACGCGTTACGCTTCGGAGCCGTGCTGGAAAACGTGGTCTATGACAAGGGGCATCATCACGTCGATTTCGGGAACACCAGCATCACGCAGAACACGCGCGGAGCCTACCCGATTGAATTTATGGCCAACGCGAAGATTCCCTGCGTCGCCGACCATCCGTCCGATGTGATCTTTCTGACGTGCGACGCGTTCGGCGTGCTGCCGCCCGTCAGCCGCCTGACTCCGGAACAGGCGATGTACTATTTCATCAGCGGCTATACGGCCAAAGTCGCGGGAACGGAAGTGGGCATCGACGAACCACAGGCCACGTTTTCGCCGTGCTTCGGCGGACCGTTTCTTGTCTGGCATCCTGCTCGGTATGCGGACCTGCTGGCGGAGAAGATCCGGAAACATGACGCATCCGTTTGGCTGGTCAACACCGGCTGGTCCGGCGGAGCGTACGGTACCGGAAGTCGCATGCCGTTGCGGTTTACTCGGGCCATCATCGACGCTATCCACGACGGAAGCCTGCGAAGTGCTGCCGTCCTGAAGGACGAAACGTTTGGGTTCGACATCATCAGTTCGTGTGCCGGGATCCCGGACGAGATGCTGCAGCCGCGCCTGTCATGGCGCGATCAGGCAGCCTACGAAACCACGGCACGGCGGCTGGCGGCCGGATTCCGGGAGAATTTCGAGAAGTATTCAGCGGATTCGTCTCCGGAAATTCGCGCCGCCGGGCCACAGGGATGA
- a CDS encoding FHA domain-containing protein, translating into MNLVLRMIRGPQVGSCRVLQVGQRAIVGTTDACHWVIPDAELRGLRFRFGCSTPGCWVEDLSESPRLLVNGLTAGKARIFDGDVVSLGRCCFVTRVRDRRVQSVAAANIQPAEFRENPPRRFANSAGFRLRMRGLLSSYDSRPTIVPTGSAEISSESWVQFAAQSGTP; encoded by the coding sequence ATGAATCTTGTCTTGAGAATGATTCGGGGACCGCAGGTGGGATCCTGCCGAGTGCTGCAGGTTGGTCAGCGAGCAATCGTCGGAACAACGGACGCATGCCACTGGGTCATTCCCGACGCCGAACTGCGGGGTCTGCGGTTTCGCTTCGGCTGTTCGACGCCCGGCTGCTGGGTCGAAGACCTTTCAGAATCTCCGCGGCTGCTGGTCAACGGCCTGACTGCAGGAAAAGCGCGAATCTTCGACGGTGATGTCGTCAGCCTCGGACGCTGCTGCTTCGTTACGCGAGTCCGCGACCGCCGCGTGCAGTCTGTCGCCGCGGCAAACATTCAGCCTGCGGAGTTTCGCGAAAACCCGCCGCGCCGATTCGCGAATAGTGCAGGATTTCGACTTCGAATGCGGGGCCTGCTGTCTTCGTATGACTCCCGGCCGACGATTGTTCCGACAGGTTCGGCGGAGATCAGTTCGGAAAGCTGGGTGCAATTCGCCGCGCAATCCGGAACTCCGTAA
- a CDS encoding DUF6036 family nucleotidyltransferase: MSPLSQAVLDFVDLFESRAIQYAIMGGLAARAHGMPRATFDVDFTISVERDDLPSLFDAAEDLGYTIPAAYRAGWVDQVSGMPLVKLGVAIADRSVDVDVFLAESPYLREVIKRRCREVIDTGHVWLVSPEDLIVLKVLSGRPRDRIDVQDVLFMQGELDRRYMRHWAEQLGVLPRLESALQEFDNG; the protein is encoded by the coding sequence ATGAGCCCGCTATCGCAGGCTGTGCTGGATTTCGTTGACCTTTTCGAATCGCGCGCAATTCAATACGCGATTATGGGAGGACTGGCTGCCCGTGCGCATGGCATGCCGCGTGCCACGTTTGATGTGGACTTCACGATCTCCGTCGAGCGTGATGATTTGCCGTCTCTGTTCGATGCCGCAGAGGATCTCGGCTACACAATTCCTGCGGCATATCGAGCCGGATGGGTGGACCAGGTTTCGGGCATGCCGCTGGTCAAGCTGGGAGTGGCCATCGCAGACAGGAGCGTTGATGTTGACGTTTTCCTGGCCGAATCACCCTACCTGAGGGAAGTCATCAAAAGACGTTGTCGCGAGGTAATTGACACAGGCCACGTCTGGCTCGTGAGCCCGGAAGATCTGATTGTCCTCAAGGTCTTGTCCGGGCGGCCGCGCGACAGGATCGACGTCCAGGACGTCCTGTTTATGCAGGGGGAACTCGATCGCCGCTATATGCGGCACTGGGCGGAACAGCTTGGCGTGCTGCCGCGACTGGAATCGGCACTGCAGGAATTTGACAACGGCTGA